A single genomic interval of Nocardioides nitrophenolicus harbors:
- a CDS encoding TOBE domain-containing protein, whose amino-acid sequence MTDYRVAEAAELLGVSTDTVRRWIDAGRVPSSTLDGRTVIPGADLAALAASLVDEADRDRTRAGEVSARNRMTGIVTRVLADTVMAQVEMVCGPYRVVSLMSAEAAAELGLEPGVRAIASVKSTTVVVERPVSPRKNA is encoded by the coding sequence ATGACCGACTACCGCGTCGCGGAGGCCGCCGAGCTGCTCGGCGTCTCGACCGACACCGTGCGCCGCTGGATCGACGCTGGGCGGGTCCCGAGCAGCACCCTCGACGGGCGCACCGTCATCCCCGGGGCCGACCTGGCCGCCCTCGCGGCCTCGCTCGTCGACGAGGCCGACCGCGACCGCACCCGCGCCGGCGAGGTCAGCGCCCGCAACCGGATGACGGGGATCGTCACCCGGGTCCTCGCCGACACGGTGATGGCCCAGGTCGAGATGGTCTGCGGGCCCTACCGGGTCGTGTCTCTGATGAGCGCGGAGGCCGCGGCCGAGCTGGGCCTCGAGCCCGGCGTGCGCGCGATCGCGTCGGTCAAGTCCACCACCGTCGTCGTCGAACGACCCGTCTCCCCGAGGAAGAACGCATGA
- a CDS encoding ABC transporter permease translates to MSRTRHVGLPRWLFGPALLAGVFVVLPVAAMTTRIAWGDFPALVTSEAARSALWLSLRTSAASTALCLLLGIPLATVLARSEARWLGVLRSLVLLPLVLPPVVGGIALLSAFGRQGLLGSELEALGIRIAFTSVAVVLAQTFVSLPFLVVSLEGALRTAGERYDVVAASLGARPTTVLRRVTLPLVLPGLASGAVLAFARSLGEFGATITFAGSLEGTTRTLPLLIYNLRVTDADAAVAMSLVLVVVAVLVIGLVRPRAAL, encoded by the coding sequence GTGAGTCGCACCCGGCACGTCGGCCTGCCGCGCTGGCTGTTCGGGCCCGCGCTGCTGGCCGGCGTGTTCGTGGTGCTCCCGGTCGCCGCGATGACGACCCGGATCGCCTGGGGCGACTTCCCCGCGCTCGTCACCTCCGAGGCGGCCCGCTCCGCGCTGTGGCTCAGCCTGCGCACCTCCGCCGCCAGCACGGCGCTGTGCCTGCTCCTCGGCATCCCGCTCGCGACGGTGCTGGCCCGCAGCGAGGCGCGCTGGCTCGGCGTACTGCGCTCGCTCGTGCTGCTTCCCCTGGTGCTGCCGCCCGTCGTCGGCGGCATCGCGCTGCTCTCCGCGTTCGGCCGCCAGGGCCTGCTCGGCAGCGAGCTGGAGGCGCTCGGGATCCGGATCGCGTTCACCTCGGTCGCGGTGGTGCTGGCCCAGACCTTCGTGTCGCTGCCCTTCCTGGTCGTCAGCCTGGAGGGGGCGCTGCGCACCGCCGGGGAGCGGTACGACGTCGTGGCGGCCTCCCTCGGCGCCCGGCCCACCACGGTGCTGCGCCGGGTCACCCTGCCGCTCGTGCTGCCCGGCCTGGCCTCGGGCGCGGTGCTCGCGTTCGCCCGCTCCCTCGGCGAGTTCGGCGCCACCATCACCTTCGCGGGCAGCCTCGAGGGCACCACCCGGACCCTGCCGCTGCTCATCTACAACCTCCGGGTCACCGACGCGGACGCGGCGGTCGCGATGTCGCTGGTCCTGGTCGTGGTGGCGGTGCTGGTGATCGGCCTGGTCCGGCCCCGGGCGGCGCTGTGA
- a CDS encoding PfkB family carbohydrate kinase: MTATALVIGESVLDVVHGDERPGGSAVNTAVALARLGRPVRLATAYADDPAGARIARHLATAGVELAGDPCVLAATPRAEAVIDATGAASYTFDIGWRLPALPDATAHVVHVTSLAPLLDPGADDVLAVVERIAPTTCLTYDVNLRPAITGTRREVLDRVLRTAAVSTLVKASDEDLLALWPDRSVGESAAALLALPGGPVAVVVTHGGEGASWHACSGPDWSTGGVHATPAAVVDTIGAGDTFAAALLDHLWPLLGADARSRLAALGPDEWSAALTHAARAAAVTVGRVGADPPTRAELAGADA, from the coding sequence ATGACGGCGACGGCGCTCGTGATCGGCGAATCCGTGCTCGACGTGGTCCACGGCGACGAACGGCCCGGCGGCTCCGCGGTCAACACCGCCGTCGCCCTGGCCCGGCTGGGCAGGCCCGTCCGCCTCGCCACGGCGTACGCCGACGACCCGGCCGGCGCCCGGATCGCCCGCCACCTCGCCACCGCCGGGGTGGAGCTCGCCGGGGATCCGTGCGTGCTGGCGGCCACGCCCCGTGCGGAGGCGGTGATCGACGCCACCGGTGCGGCGTCGTACACCTTCGACATCGGGTGGCGGCTGCCCGCGCTCCCCGACGCGACGGCGCACGTCGTCCACGTGACCTCGCTGGCGCCGCTGCTCGACCCCGGCGCCGACGACGTGCTCGCGGTGGTCGAGCGGATCGCGCCGACCACCTGCCTCACCTACGACGTCAACCTGCGTCCGGCGATCACCGGCACCCGCCGCGAGGTGCTCGACCGGGTGCTGCGCACCGCCGCCGTCTCGACGCTGGTGAAGGCGTCCGACGAGGACCTGCTCGCGCTCTGGCCCGACCGGTCCGTCGGCGAGTCCGCCGCCGCCCTGCTGGCCCTCCCCGGCGGGCCGGTCGCCGTCGTCGTCACCCACGGCGGCGAGGGTGCCTCCTGGCACGCCTGCTCCGGGCCCGACTGGTCCACGGGCGGCGTCCACGCCACGCCGGCGGCCGTCGTCGACACCATCGGCGCCGGCGACACCTTCGCCGCCGCTCTCCTCGACCACCTGTGGCCGCTGCTCGGCGCCGACGCCCGCTCCCGCCTCGCCGCGCTCGGGCCCGACGAGTGGAGCGCCGCGCTCACCCACGCCGCCCGCGCCGCGGCCGTCACCGTCGGCCGGGTGGGTGCGGACCCGCCGACCCGTGCGGAGCTGGCCGGCGCGGACGCATAG
- a CDS encoding TetR/AcrR family transcriptional regulator encodes MPASPRRPVQARSAQRTRAMADAAARLLIEEGPDAVTHRRVAAAAGVPAGSAGYYFATRQELYAAAVTAAEQVRTTAAAAHARSIARRGRSARRTAELLLEVLYAPALDPAVVTRRLRPMLAATADPELRPIMAASRPALLAALRETLDRCGWSAVAEGADFELVVRMLDAALLYGAAVGDEDPIADAVGDVARLLELVRGA; translated from the coding sequence GTGCCCGCCTCTCCCCGCCGCCCCGTCCAGGCGCGCAGCGCGCAACGCACCCGGGCGATGGCCGACGCCGCCGCCCGGCTGCTGATCGAGGAGGGCCCCGACGCCGTCACCCACCGACGGGTCGCGGCCGCCGCGGGTGTACCCGCGGGCTCGGCGGGCTACTACTTCGCCACCCGCCAGGAGCTCTACGCCGCCGCCGTCACCGCCGCCGAGCAGGTCCGGACCACCGCCGCCGCCGCGCACGCCCGCTCCATCGCCCGCCGCGGCCGCTCCGCCCGGCGTACCGCGGAGCTGCTGCTGGAGGTCCTCTACGCCCCCGCCCTCGACCCCGCCGTCGTCACCCGCCGCCTCCGGCCGATGCTCGCCGCCACCGCCGATCCCGAGCTCCGCCCGATCATGGCCGCCTCCCGCCCCGCCCTGCTCGCGGCCTTGCGGGAGACGCTCGACCGGTGCGGGTGGTCAGCGGTGGCCGAGGGGGCCGACTTCGAGCTGGTCGTGCGGATGCTGGACGCCGCGCTGCTGTACGGCGCGGCCGTCGGCGACGAGGACCCGATCGCCGACGCGGTGGGGGATGTGGCGAGGCTGCTGGAGCTGGTGCGAGGGGCGTAG
- a CDS encoding exodeoxyribonuclease VII small subunit, producing the protein MTDTTPPDPSEELSYEDARAELVEVVRQLEAGGTTLEESLTLWERGEALATVCQGWLDGARARLESVLGEGDDEGEHQD; encoded by the coding sequence ATGACTGACACCACGCCCCCGGACCCGAGCGAGGAGCTGTCCTACGAGGACGCGCGCGCCGAGCTGGTCGAGGTGGTCCGTCAGCTCGAGGCGGGTGGGACCACGCTCGAGGAGTCGCTCACGCTCTGGGAGCGCGGCGAGGCGCTGGCCACGGTGTGCCAGGGCTGGCTCGACGGCGCCCGGGCCCGGCTGGAGTCGGTGCTGGGCGAGGGCGACGACGAGGGCGAACACCAGGACTGA
- a CDS encoding DUF4245 family protein gives MSQSQPPERPGRYQRSAVGLVTSLVVTVVVIGGLLYFMGAFRPDFEVKPEAVDYLETVQDAQRAGLTPVYPDALPKGWISTGVDVTPGERPVFMVRLLTDDQKFVAVRQEDSSVTAMLSQWVDESTETRPGYTVPATVAAPVAREWKGYGDSGGDSAYAAEVDGMTVLVFGSAPAKELRAIVDSLVTTPVG, from the coding sequence ATGAGCCAGTCACAGCCGCCCGAGCGTCCCGGCCGTTACCAGCGATCGGCGGTGGGCCTGGTGACCTCGCTGGTCGTCACCGTCGTCGTGATCGGCGGACTCCTCTACTTCATGGGCGCCTTCCGCCCCGACTTCGAGGTCAAGCCCGAGGCGGTCGACTACCTCGAGACCGTCCAGGACGCCCAGCGGGCCGGGCTCACCCCGGTCTACCCCGACGCACTCCCCAAGGGCTGGATCTCCACCGGCGTCGACGTCACCCCGGGCGAGCGCCCGGTGTTCATGGTCCGCCTGCTCACCGACGACCAGAAGTTCGTCGCGGTCCGCCAGGAGGACAGCTCGGTGACCGCGATGCTCTCGCAGTGGGTCGACGAGAGCACCGAGACCCGCCCCGGCTACACGGTGCCCGCCACCGTCGCCGCCCCCGTGGCCCGCGAGTGGAAGGGGTACGGCGACTCCGGCGGCGACTCCGCCTACGCCGCCGAGGTCGACGGGATGACGGTGCTGGTGTTCGGCTCGGCGCCGGCGAAGGAGCTGCGGGCGATCGTCGACTCCCTGGTGACGACGCCGGTCGGCTGA
- a CDS encoding alpha/beta fold hydrolase: protein MSASDELLAPVSAEIELCYQTFGDPSAEPLLLVMGLGGPMTWWDAELCAQLADAGFYVIRYDNRDTGRSSRAAGRVRRADLLRAFVGAPTRAPYSMADLAEDAFGLLDHLGIDAAHVAGVSMGGMIAQTMALAAPERVLSLSSIMSSTGRRTAGRQHPSLLPTLIAGRGPEREDYIRGSLAVWRIIGSPRFPQTEEALRKRAGETWDRGVSRAGVLRQMMAVLTQPDRTRALAGVTAPTLVMHGLADRMVHVSGGRATAAAVPGARVTFIEGWGHDLPAALFPTFTAAIRRNADRAALRPRSAGPRSE, encoded by the coding sequence ATGTCCGCCTCCGACGAGCTGCTCGCCCCCGTCTCCGCCGAGATCGAGCTGTGCTACCAGACCTTCGGCGACCCGAGCGCCGAGCCGCTGCTGCTGGTCATGGGCCTCGGGGGCCCGATGACCTGGTGGGACGCCGAGCTGTGCGCCCAGCTGGCCGACGCCGGCTTCTACGTCATCAGGTACGACAACCGCGACACCGGGCGCTCCTCGCGCGCCGCGGGTCGGGTACGCCGGGCCGACCTGCTCCGCGCCTTCGTCGGGGCGCCCACCCGGGCGCCGTACTCGATGGCGGACCTGGCCGAGGACGCCTTCGGCCTGCTCGACCACCTCGGCATCGACGCCGCGCACGTCGCCGGCGTGTCGATGGGCGGGATGATCGCGCAGACCATGGCGCTGGCCGCGCCGGAGCGGGTGCTGAGCCTGAGCAGCATCATGTCGTCGACCGGCCGGCGCACGGCCGGGCGCCAGCACCCCAGCCTGCTGCCGACGCTGATCGCCGGGCGCGGACCCGAGCGCGAGGACTACATCCGCGGCAGCCTCGCGGTCTGGCGGATCATCGGCTCGCCCCGGTTCCCGCAGACCGAGGAGGCGCTGCGCAAGCGCGCCGGCGAGACCTGGGACCGCGGTGTGTCCCGCGCTGGGGTGCTGCGCCAGATGATGGCCGTGCTCACCCAGCCCGACCGCACCCGAGCGCTCGCGGGGGTCACCGCGCCCACCCTGGTCATGCACGGCCTGGCCGACCGCATGGTCCACGTGTCCGGCGGCCGGGCGACCGCGGCCGCCGTCCCCGGCGCGCGGGTGACCTTCATCGAGGGCTGGGGGCACGACCTCCCGGCCGCGCTGTTCCCCACCTTCACGGCGGCGATCCGCCGCAATGCGGACCGGGCGGCCCTCAGGCCTCGATCCGCAGGGCCTCGATCGGAGTGA
- a CDS encoding sulfate/molybdate ABC transporter ATP-binding protein, which yields MSAQVEIVVAERGVDVAFEVADGETVALLGPNGAGKSTTLAALAGLLRPDGGRVLLDGRELTGPGRWVAPHARRTALLAQDPLLFPHLSVRENVAFGPRSTGAGRRAAHATAEHWLAEVDATELAERRPAQLSGGQAQRVAVARALAAEPRLLLLDEPMAALDVAVAPALRTLFRRVLAERTTVLVTHHVLDALLLADRVVVLDGGRVVEQGATADVLSRPRSGFAARFAGLNLVAGTATPDGVRRGDGVVVHGTPGAPPPVAGAEAVAVFRPSAVAVHREPPGGSPRNALAVTVTELEPIGDLIRVRAGDLAADVTVASAAELELAPGVPVTFAVKATEVDVYARAVHAR from the coding sequence GTGAGCGCGCAGGTCGAGATCGTCGTCGCCGAGCGCGGGGTCGACGTCGCGTTCGAGGTGGCCGACGGCGAGACCGTCGCCCTGCTCGGCCCCAACGGCGCCGGCAAGTCCACCACCCTCGCGGCGCTCGCCGGACTGCTCCGCCCCGACGGTGGCCGGGTGCTGCTCGACGGCCGGGAGCTGACCGGCCCGGGCCGCTGGGTCGCGCCGCACGCCCGTCGTACGGCCCTGCTGGCGCAGGACCCGCTCCTCTTCCCCCACCTCTCGGTGCGCGAGAACGTCGCCTTCGGTCCGCGCAGCACCGGCGCCGGGCGGCGCGCCGCCCACGCCACCGCCGAGCACTGGCTCGCCGAGGTCGACGCCACCGAGCTCGCCGAGCGCCGCCCGGCCCAGCTCTCCGGCGGGCAGGCGCAGCGGGTGGCCGTGGCCCGGGCCCTGGCCGCCGAGCCCCGGCTGCTGCTGCTCGACGAGCCGATGGCCGCCCTCGACGTGGCGGTCGCGCCCGCGCTGCGGACCCTGTTCCGCCGGGTGCTCGCCGAGCGCACCACCGTGCTCGTCACCCACCACGTGCTCGACGCCCTGCTGCTCGCCGACCGGGTCGTCGTCCTCGACGGGGGCCGCGTCGTCGAGCAGGGCGCCACCGCCGACGTGCTGTCCCGGCCCCGCAGCGGCTTCGCCGCCCGGTTCGCCGGGCTCAACCTGGTGGCCGGCACCGCCACCCCCGACGGCGTACGACGTGGCGACGGGGTGGTCGTCCACGGCACCCCGGGCGCTCCCCCGCCGGTCGCCGGGGCCGAGGCGGTCGCGGTGTTCCGGCCCTCGGCGGTCGCCGTGCACCGCGAGCCGCCAGGCGGCAGCCCGCGCAACGCGCTCGCGGTCACCGTCACCGAGCTGGAGCCGATCGGCGACCTGATCCGGGTCCGGGCCGGCGACCTCGCGGCCGACGTCACCGTCGCCTCGGCCGCCGAGCTGGAGCTGGCCCCCGGCGTACCCGTGACCTTCGCGGTGAAGGCCACCGAGGTCGACGTGTACGCCCGTGCGGTCCACGCCCGATAG
- the xseA gene encoding exodeoxyribonuclease VII large subunit: protein MALETSLEKPAPVRAIANALAGWIDRLGAVWVEGQVTQISRRPGLATVFMTLRDSVADISVPVTCSRVMFDGLPTPVTEGASVVIHARPSYYANRGSLSLNAREIRMVGLGELLARLERRRQLLAAEGLFAQERKRRLPAVPRRVGLVTAPNSAAERDVLDNATRRWPAVSFTTAYAAMQGQRSAEEVIEAVRRLDADPEVDVIVVARGGGSVEDLLPFSDEGLIRVVAAARTPVVSAIGHEPDSPLLDLVADVRASTPTDAAKLIVPDMAQERLMVDRARDALRRAVRHRLDREQAQLDTLRSRPALAHPGSLVDTRLDELDDWRARIRRQLEWQLDRAADDLDHRRARVRALSPLATLRRGYAVLQDADGHVVTTVAGVAADAALTVRVADGRIHVTATTTEEIHD, encoded by the coding sequence GTGGCCCTCGAGACATCACTGGAGAAGCCGGCTCCGGTCCGCGCGATCGCGAACGCGCTCGCCGGCTGGATCGACCGGCTCGGCGCGGTGTGGGTCGAGGGTCAGGTCACCCAGATCAGCCGGCGGCCCGGGCTGGCGACGGTCTTCATGACGCTGCGCGACTCGGTGGCCGACATCTCGGTGCCGGTCACCTGCTCACGGGTGATGTTCGACGGCCTCCCCACGCCGGTGACCGAGGGCGCGAGCGTCGTCATCCACGCCCGGCCGTCCTACTACGCCAACCGCGGCAGCCTCTCGCTCAACGCCCGCGAGATCCGGATGGTCGGCCTCGGCGAGCTGCTCGCGCGGCTGGAGCGGCGCCGCCAGCTGCTGGCGGCCGAGGGCCTGTTCGCCCAGGAGCGCAAGCGCCGGCTGCCCGCGGTCCCCCGCCGGGTCGGCCTGGTCACCGCCCCCAACTCCGCGGCCGAGCGCGACGTCCTCGACAACGCCACCCGGCGCTGGCCCGCGGTCTCCTTCACGACGGCCTACGCCGCCATGCAGGGCCAGCGCTCGGCCGAGGAGGTGATCGAGGCCGTCCGCCGGCTCGACGCGGACCCCGAGGTCGACGTCATCGTCGTGGCCCGCGGCGGCGGCTCGGTCGAGGACCTGCTGCCCTTCTCCGACGAGGGCCTGATCCGCGTCGTCGCCGCCGCCCGCACTCCCGTGGTCTCGGCGATCGGCCACGAGCCGGACTCGCCGCTGCTCGACCTGGTCGCCGACGTCCGCGCCTCCACCCCCACCGACGCCGCCAAGCTGATCGTGCCCGACATGGCGCAGGAGCGGCTGATGGTCGACCGGGCGCGCGACGCGCTGCGCCGCGCCGTCCGCCATCGCCTGGACCGTGAGCAGGCCCAGCTCGACACGCTGCGCTCGCGGCCCGCCCTCGCCCATCCCGGCAGCCTGGTCGACACCCGCCTCGACGAGCTCGACGACTGGCGCGCCCGGATCCGCCGTCAGCTGGAGTGGCAGCTCGACCGGGCCGCCGACGACCTCGACCACCGCCGCGCCCGGGTCCGGGCGCTGTCCCCGCTCGCCACCCTGCGCCGCGGGTACGCCGTCCTCCAGGACGCCGACGGCCATGTCGTCACCACCGTCGCCGGCGTCGCCGCGGACGCCGCCCTCACCGTCCGCGTCGCCGACGGGCGGATCCACGTCACCGCCACCACGACCGAGGAGATCCATGACTGA
- a CDS encoding lipase family alpha/beta hydrolase: MSNTLAPWLLPDGYGRPALAALLREGSLVTEAGRFAARRGATRRVRRRTPLAGRSATRVAEPVLLIPGFLAGDWTLTAMAAELRARGFRTYRSHIHANVGCTLGSALALEQRLEQIAERRDARVQIVGHSLGGMIARGLAARRPDLVAGIVTMGSPMRAPAAHHAVLTRGVRVLNRLADAGVPGLMSEDCVAGECAHLSFTESQQPLRADVAMTNIYSRRDGIVDWRACIDPAGHAVEVRASHIGMALDPRVMDVVAGALVVPDVRRTRHLGRDSA, from the coding sequence GTGAGCAACACGTTGGCGCCCTGGCTGCTGCCCGACGGCTACGGCCGCCCGGCGCTGGCCGCGCTGCTGCGCGAGGGCAGTCTGGTGACCGAGGCGGGCCGGTTCGCGGCCCGTCGTGGCGCGACCCGACGCGTGCGCCGTCGTACGCCGCTCGCGGGGCGATCGGCGACCCGGGTCGCCGAGCCGGTGCTGCTCATCCCCGGCTTCCTCGCCGGCGACTGGACCCTTACCGCGATGGCCGCCGAGCTGCGTGCGCGGGGCTTCCGCACCTATCGCTCCCACATCCACGCCAATGTCGGCTGCACGCTCGGCTCGGCGCTGGCGCTCGAGCAGCGGCTGGAGCAGATCGCCGAGCGCCGCGACGCGCGGGTCCAGATCGTCGGCCACAGCCTCGGCGGCATGATCGCCCGCGGTCTCGCCGCGCGCCGTCCCGACCTGGTCGCCGGCATCGTCACCATGGGCAGCCCGATGCGCGCGCCCGCCGCCCACCATGCCGTGCTCACCCGCGGGGTGCGGGTGCTCAACCGGCTCGCGGACGCCGGCGTGCCCGGCTTGATGAGCGAGGACTGCGTCGCGGGGGAGTGCGCCCACCTCAGCTTCACCGAGTCGCAGCAGCCGCTGCGCGCCGACGTCGCGATGACCAACATCTACTCCCGCCGCGACGGCATCGTCGACTGGCGGGCGTGCATCGACCCCGCCGGCCACGCCGTCGAGGTCCGCGCCTCCCACATCGGGATGGCGCTCGACCCGCGGGTGATGGACGTGGTGGCGGGGGCGCTGGTGGTGCCGGACGTGCGTCGTACCCGGCATCTGGGTCGCGATTCCGCCTGA
- the modA gene encoding molybdate ABC transporter substrate-binding protein: MMPTTRRIRVAAGAAVLLALPLTACGSGDDEGGPSGAGGRTELTVFAAASLTATFEELEKQYEAAHGDVDVKLSFGGSSDLVAQITEGASADVFASADTANMDKLVAAGLAEGEPREFATNTLVIAVPPGNPAGIKSLADLTKKDVNLVLCQPEVPCGSAAQKVADAAGVSFQPVSEEQSVTDVLAKVESGEADAGLVYVTDVTAAGDKVEGIDFPEAAGIVNHYPIVAVKDSKHADLAQQWVDLVLGDGQQVLRQAGFGAPAS, from the coding sequence ATGATGCCCACGACCCGCCGGATCCGCGTCGCCGCCGGCGCCGCCGTCCTGCTCGCGCTCCCGCTCACCGCGTGCGGCAGCGGTGACGACGAGGGTGGCCCGAGCGGTGCCGGCGGGAGGACCGAGCTCACCGTGTTCGCGGCCGCGTCGCTGACCGCGACCTTCGAGGAGCTCGAGAAGCAGTACGAGGCGGCGCACGGCGACGTCGACGTCAAGCTCTCCTTCGGCGGCTCCTCCGACCTCGTCGCGCAGATCACCGAGGGCGCCTCGGCCGACGTCTTCGCCTCGGCCGACACCGCCAACATGGACAAGCTCGTCGCGGCCGGTCTCGCCGAGGGCGAGCCGCGGGAGTTCGCGACCAACACGCTCGTGATCGCCGTACCGCCCGGCAACCCCGCCGGGATCAAGAGCCTCGCGGACCTCACGAAGAAGGACGTCAACCTGGTCCTGTGCCAGCCCGAGGTCCCGTGCGGCAGCGCGGCGCAGAAGGTGGCCGACGCCGCCGGGGTGAGCTTCCAGCCGGTCAGCGAGGAGCAGTCGGTGACCGACGTCCTCGCCAAGGTCGAGTCCGGCGAGGCCGACGCGGGCCTGGTCTACGTCACCGACGTCACCGCGGCCGGCGACAAGGTCGAGGGCATCGACTTCCCCGAGGCCGCGGGCATCGTCAACCACTACCCGATCGTCGCGGTCAAGGACTCGAAGCACGCCGACCTCGCCCAGCAGTGGGTCGACCTGGTGCTCGGCGACGGCCAGCAGGTGCTCCGGCAGGCCGGCTTCGGGGCGCCCGCCTCGTGA
- a CDS encoding DUF981 family protein, which translates to MSSLVAQEGLKIDWANMPTYNTIMAVAVGAGLIGLVLLGRELLRAPEEVEPDGWALTFGVLGAVLTTTGLHMTLTWPLAAGGFPFDNIIFGETSLGFGVLLLAAALYLWKRGAVALAATQPLRALARVAQPITVFVGGLGLSLVAIAVAGIKYQLFAAPPQEPISGEFADHPLVEAIFMSGLIGIVGLGALAFAVLVNRLRSTGTAGVWARITGWLWAVSGVLFLLFGAMNFFTHIGLIVNTM; encoded by the coding sequence ATGAGCAGCCTTGTGGCCCAGGAGGGCCTGAAGATCGACTGGGCGAACATGCCCACCTACAACACGATCATGGCCGTCGCCGTCGGCGCCGGACTGATCGGCCTCGTCCTGCTCGGCCGCGAGCTCCTGCGCGCCCCCGAGGAGGTCGAGCCCGACGGCTGGGCGCTGACCTTCGGCGTGCTCGGCGCGGTCCTCACGACGACCGGCCTGCACATGACGCTGACCTGGCCGCTCGCGGCCGGCGGCTTCCCGTTCGACAACATCATCTTCGGTGAGACCAGCCTCGGCTTCGGCGTCCTGCTCCTCGCCGCGGCGCTCTACCTGTGGAAGCGGGGCGCGGTCGCGCTCGCGGCCACCCAGCCGCTGCGGGCGCTCGCACGGGTGGCGCAGCCGATCACCGTCTTCGTCGGCGGCCTCGGCCTGAGCCTGGTCGCGATCGCGGTGGCCGGCATCAAGTACCAGCTCTTCGCCGCTCCCCCGCAGGAGCCGATCTCGGGTGAGTTCGCGGACCACCCGCTCGTCGAGGCGATCTTCATGTCGGGCCTGATCGGCATCGTCGGCCTCGGCGCCCTCGCCTTCGCCGTCCTGGTCAACCGCCTGCGCAGCACCGGTACGGCGGGCGTCTGGGCCCGGATCACCGGCTGGCTCTGGGCCGTCTCGGGTGTGCTCTTCCTGCTGTTCGGCGCGATGAACTTCTTCACCCACATCGGGCTGATCGTCAACACCATGTGA
- the glpX gene encoding class II fructose-bisphosphatase, producing the protein MNDALSVEPPAPDRNLALELVRVTEAAAMAAGRWVGRGDKNGADGVAVQAMRVMISTVSMNGTVVIGEGEKDNAPMLYNGENVGDGTGPECDVAVDPIDGTTLTAKGMANAVAVLAVAPRGTMYDPSAVFYMEKLVTGPEAAEVVDIRYPVAENIHQVAKAKGSNPSDVTVVLLDRPRHAQLVDEIRATGARIKFITDGDVAGAIMAARPDTGIDLLLGIGGTPEGIIAACAMKAMGGTIQGRLWPTDDEERQRAIDAGHNLDPDHILTTDTLVTGDDCFFVATGITDGELVRGVRYRGGGAVTQSLVMRSRSGTIRTITSEHQLSKLRSFSAIDFD; encoded by the coding sequence ATGAACGACGCCCTCAGCGTGGAGCCGCCCGCCCCCGACCGCAACCTCGCCCTCGAGCTGGTGCGCGTCACCGAGGCGGCCGCGATGGCGGCCGGGCGCTGGGTCGGCCGTGGCGACAAGAACGGCGCCGACGGCGTGGCCGTGCAGGCGATGCGGGTGATGATCTCGACCGTCAGCATGAACGGCACCGTCGTCATCGGCGAGGGCGAGAAGGACAACGCCCCGATGCTCTACAACGGCGAGAACGTCGGCGACGGCACCGGCCCCGAGTGCGACGTCGCCGTCGACCCGATCGACGGCACCACCCTCACCGCGAAGGGCATGGCCAACGCGGTCGCCGTCCTCGCCGTCGCCCCGCGCGGCACCATGTACGACCCCTCCGCCGTCTTCTACATGGAGAAGCTGGTCACCGGCCCCGAGGCCGCCGAGGTCGTCGACATCCGCTACCCCGTCGCCGAGAACATCCACCAGGTCGCCAAGGCCAAGGGCTCCAACCCCTCCGACGTCACCGTCGTCCTGCTCGACCGCCCCCGCCACGCCCAGCTCGTCGACGAGATCCGCGCCACCGGCGCCCGGATCAAGTTCATCACCGACGGCGACGTCGCCGGCGCGATCATGGCCGCCCGCCCCGACACCGGCATCGACCTGCTGCTCGGCATCGGCGGCACCCCCGAGGGCATCATCGCCGCCTGCGCCATGAAGGCCATGGGCGGCACCATCCAGGGCCGACTGTGGCCCACCGACGACGAGGAGCGCCAGCGCGCCATCGACGCCGGCCACAACCTCGACCCCGACCACATCCTCACCACCGACACCCTGGTCACCGGCGACGACTGCTTCTTCGTCGCCACCGGCATCACCGACGGCGAGCTGGTCCGCGGCGTCCGCTACCGCGGCGGCGGCGCCGTCACCCAGTCGCTGGTCATGCGCTCGCGCAGCGGCACCATCCGCACCATCACCTCCGAGCACCAGCTCTCCAAGCTGCGGAGCTTCTCGGCCATCGACTTCGACTGA